GAATATGAAGAGGATCGACCTCGTGGCTCGTTTCCTCGGTCGTCGCCTGCTCCCCGGTAGGGGTCGATCCATGGGCAACGAAGATATCATcttcttcgggctcatccctgAGCCGGTGAAGGAAGTCAGAGTCCGGTACCTTGGACTTAGTATTCTTCTTGGGCTTATGAGCCCGGGTAGTCGCCCTCTTTTTTATCTTTGCCTCAGGATCCGGGGAGCCCGAGGACTTTCTTTTCCTCTCCTTCTACCAAATAACAGCCCCAGGCTGCCCTGAAACGGAGGGATTGATGGGTAAGGACGCATCCCTGTCCCCATCCAGCGGCCTACGTTCGGTCAACTTAAGCAAACCTGCGAGGGAAAGGAGGAGAAGTCAGTATTATGTAAGTTTGAGGCGTAGTAATAACTATTCAGGGAAGAGACTTATCATGAGAACGGACCTCCCATCTACCCTTCGAAAGTTTGCACCACGCTCGCTCGTAGTATGACATCTGCTTGCAGATTttttcgatccactccttgagccgggGACCACATTGGGAACCCAGACAATAACTGTACGACCATAAATATTGGCGATGAgagaaaaaataaaggaaaattaatACTTAAGGAAAGACTACACTTACGAGATACATTCCACTTCTCAAGGAATGGCAGAAACTCGGGAGGGATCAGATCTTCAGTTTTTACCCGAACAAAATGCCTCTGCCAACCTCAGTCTCGATCCTCGTCGATCCTCGAAAAGTGAGCCTTGTTGGCTTGGCGAACaagcttgattagtccccctcGAAAATTTTAGGGACTGTACAGACGGAGTAGGTGGTCGACGGTGAACTGAGGAGATTCGGTGTTGTTCACAAAATGGCataggaggatcacgatcctccaaaggGACGGGTGGATTTGCTCAAGGCACACCTCGTATCTATTACAAAAAGGGTAGAACTACTGGGTCTACGggcccaatgtgaaggggtaagtataaacacttaaatacccGTCCATGTGGGTAGTAATATCATCCTTAGTCCCAGGGACAACCACGTCCTTGCCTTCCCATTTACAATCCTCTCGGACTATGGGAAAGGTATCTTCAGTAAGGAGCATATGTATCTACATGCTCCTTCACATCAGTCTTGTTTGGCGGAGGCCTTCTTGACCTTGAAGTCATCCCCGATTGAACAGCTCCCGGGTATAAAGCTTTTCACGGTGGGCTTTGGGGCCACCTCAAGAGCAGCCACCTCGGCATTTGTGGTCGGGTGGGAAGATGAAGGGGCAGCCTATTGAGGAACTGATTTGGAAGCTTTAGCCATCGTGATCTGgaaagtatgaagatttgaaggaaaagTATGAAGGTTTGGAGAAACAAGTATGAAGGTTTGGAGAAAAGAGTATGAAGGTGGGATGAAGATCTGGTTAGAAATCTAAGaacaaatatgatgattttaagATCAAAGATGAAGGTatgaaaatttgaaaaagtttagaGCCGCTAGAAAATTCGAAGGTAAAAGTTAGGATCGGAAAGTGAAAGAAGTATAAAAGGTcgaagcttttatagggaaaAATATAAACAGTACGCGACGTTTCACATTCGAAGGCGACCAGCCGATGATCGACACATGTCCAAAGTCAGAACGACTCGATTGATTGGACGTTTCGGCTTATCCGTCATCTCGGTTGTAACGTATGAAGGAAGGAACTGAGGTTCATCTATCGTTTTGGCAAACCTACTctttgagaaacgaggggactatatgtatacgggtgaaaccggggCTAACACACACCTCGATTTATCGGTGGGTCAAACGAAGAAAGGATATGACTACATGGGAACGGAATCGAAGCTGGGGACTTCCATTACTGAGACTCGAACGGAGTGCTCGCCACCGGACCTGATAAGACAACACTCCTTGAACCCAGAACAAGCTCTGAGACCTCGGAAAGCATGGCaacggttgcacacgactaacagagGACCATGATATCCACACCCCCACCGAATATCACATCGCAGATTCGTCCGATGTAGGTAGCGGATCAGTAATTGACGAGAAAagaggatttttacctttttttagaattgtactagggatgaaattctcctactatataaagagaaaGTTTTTTATTCAAtatgacacattgtaacacgcaaacCAAGAAATACAAACTCACTTTTCTGCTTTTTAGCTatttcaaagttcttattttgtCGTTGTTCTTCATACACAATTGGCTTCGAGTTAAGGGTTCGATCGAGGACATAGCTACTGTTTAGCTTAAATTCGAGTCCGACTGTAACATCATGATTGGTTCTCTTATTCATTTCATTTTAAACTCATTTATTTAACATTCTTTAAATTCGAGTCCGACCGTAACATCATGATTGGTTCTCTTATTCATTTCATTTTAAACTCATTTATTTAACATTCTttattatttgtgttgaatcagttcacatattcttaaaaccgcgtgtaaatttaattgttatccgttttaagggtaaacacttTTCATGTTACAATATTGTATTTATTGTGAAAGTTACTTCTTGTTGTACTAGTGGTTGTAGATTCGTGCTGAGCACAAGATAAATACAGTAAGATCAAAATATTTGTAGTTAAGTACTTATATCAGTTTGTCAAAtaacttaaaattatttacattATAGTTGAAAACTAAAGAAAGAATTACAAGAAAATACACGTGATTGCACACCATAACAAAAAATagcttatatttttaaattttacccGACCTAGTCCATATTGTACATATTTTGAAAGCACTAGCAAACTCAAAATTTGTGTTCTTACAATCATTGATTTTAAAAGCTACAGAGTTAAATCTGTGTTCTCACAACCATTGCTTTTACTCTCTCTTCTTTTCACATCTTCTACATATGCTTCAAGGGGCCATCCGCCATTATTGCTTCTCCCTCTGTATCCCCTGgttgcaatgtaagaaaattgaagagtACAAGTCCACCATTGAAGGCCATTCAAAGCTTTGCTTTCGAAAACAGAATTTTTTTAGtttgttagttgtttggattgggtgttgttccaattgattgaaaatatcaaaaggagttcaaaatttaaatttgaagtgttttggagtagatttgagcaAGTTTTGGATTAAATTTCAGAAAAGATGCAAGGAAGAAGACGAAGTCAGTtttttgtataattatgtataatagtgtatatgagtgtataaacacatcttatacactattatacacttttatacacCTTTATACAAGTGTCTGTAGACGAACTTCTACCACGATTTTCAGTTGCAATTCTTGttcaaaaccagtccaaatctccattaaatgacttcaaaatttatacacaacctccttatactatttctaacaagtctaaataacacccactccaaatttctcacaaaatcaaattCGAAATTTAAACTCACATATTTAAGCttgttaaaaatctaattttcatCACCCAAATGGATTTGGTTTGTTGAACTAATATTTGAGTCACAATTACTGATTCGAAAATTAACTTAAAAGCTTGAGCaatctttttttaaaattaaatagtaattttGAGAACATATTTGAGTTGAATGTTGAATCTTAgcctattatttttgggctagttggttgtaaattgaaatatgggctataaaattgaaaagtagggaGTCAAGTTGTTCTTTaagtgaaatttttccttaaTAATAATTCAGTAAACTTTAGTTTGGTCCCTAAGGGATTCTATCAAACATATAATCTTACTGTATTTATTTAATATTCATTAAAGCAAAACAAATCTAAAAGATGGAGAGTGATAACTAATCTACTCGTAGCTGGCCGTATTAAATAATATGCGAGAATTTATGTACTATTTTATGCGAGATAGAATGTAAAAGTAGAATGAATAGAGTTTAAAGAGTAAATTGCATGGACTTGAAGGAGATAAAAGATGCACTTTGCAATTAATATTGCTAATGCCTAACAATTCCAGAAATATCAAGAAAAGCATTCTGTAAACCATTGTTGACTAGAGAATTACTGGTTGCAGCCTTTCTTCCAACTTTTATACCAAAGTTTTCTCTAAGTGATTCATTGCTActatataaaaataaacaataaCAAAAAGAAGCCTTTCTTGTTGTGATCGGCTAATGATCCATTTGATCACCTCTGAATCAAATATTAAAAAAAGAAGGTTCTCTACATATCTTACTGACATATAAATCTCTAACAAGACTAAAATAATATAGAAATTGTAAGAACAAAAATGATAGTACCTCTCTATTGCTAAGGTAGTTTGAAAATGTTTGATTTCTCACCAGAACTCTATGCTATTGAACAAATTTAACAGAAATTTTAAGAACTAAGAAGATAAGATTtatgtctctctctctcttccaATCGCAACTATGGAATGTATTGGCTTCAATGTTGTTGATCATTCTTGCTCAACTCTTTGGCTGGTGCTTTAATATCTATTTTTCAGGATTTTAGTTTGTTTCTTGGTTGTCTTCTTCTCTGCTACATTTTCTACCAATAGGTCATCTGACTGTTATTTTATGAAACAAAATGTCAAAGACAGCTATGTAGATGCCTTGAAATTATGCTACTCTATCAATTTTGATTAATTATCAATCAACTCAAATACTCCAAATCTTCTTCACATAATCTTTGCCTTCAAGAATGCATTTCGTGCTTGATCAAAAACCAATAAGCTAAGCTATACTTTGTCGAATGAAAAGTCATCCACAGTATTGAAACAACTATATTGAGCACCACCAGCAACAAGAACTATAGTGCTGCGGCATCTCTATTCAAATTCATCTAATCTATCTACAAATCAAGCGTAACGCACTTAAATTTAAAAAACAACTCACCTGCTTTAAGCTGCTCGAGCTTGTCCTCCTCCCCAGCTTACGCTCCATAGTTTTCAATTCTCCACTTTAATTGTCTGTCCCTGGATAGATCAATGACATGTTTGCGCTCCTCTTATAACTTGTCAAGATGAAATGCAACTTTACATGACAATGTAAGTGTGAAGCTGCACTAACCTTCACTAAAAGAAAACCAGCCTATTCTACATTTATCTGAGAAAACATTTCCCTTAAATTGGAGGCCAAAGCACAGCGAAGGATTTCATTCCTAATGCAAATAAAGGAGCTCGAATGGAATGTGATTTCACATGAGGTTCTGTCTAAGCAGAGAGTTGAAGCATCATGAAAATTATTACCATAGAAGACAAAATTTATACATAAAAGAAAATCCAGAAAAAAACAGAGTTTCAGTTGGGAAACAAATGCATATGAAGATGATTAATATATCTAACTCAGATATTCTGTTATAATCATTTTCTTTTTGTCTATTCTCGATATTACCATGTCCTCTTCTTTTTGTGTTCGAACTCATCCCTCAGATTGTGCTGTTACCAATGAATATTTTATAGCAGGTGAAAGGTGGTACCTAAAGAACGTTAGGAGAAGCACAATGAAGCATCCAAAGTTCAGTCGagtgtcattttctttttccataGGTTCAGTAACACAGTAACTCCCTCCTGTAAAGTAGCTTTCTCAGCAACGTCATAATTCCACAGCTCACAGATGATGTATCCTCCACTTGGGTTATATACATTAATCTCAGTCAAAGCAGTTGTAACAGCTTTATACACTTCCTCACCGTAAGTTTTCTTCAAGCCTTTCAGTttttcatcttcatcatcaattaCAGCCTGAAACAGCATTAACAGTACTTTTAATATGTAAAACTTCCAGTATAGAAAAGACTGGTGAATAGTAGATCCAGTGAAGTGTGTTTTGTTCATTCCGCTAATTGATTCTATTCAGAAAGTAACAAATGCATACAATCTACATTCTTGTGTATTCAAGCCTAcgaatatattcatatatatctttAAATCAACTATTACAACCTGATTCGCACAACCTAGACAAAAGCTACAAACTGGAGTCTAACAGCACTGGTTGGATAATCAGGCGATTCCTATTTGTCACAGAACCAGACAACCCCTGTTGACCACACAAAACTGAAAACACTAGGTAGAGATAAAATGCAGACAGTTCTGCAGCAAAGCTGTTTAGAATGTTAAAGTGTATTCATAGAAACCTGGATGCTAATTACATTAAATCTTCCTAAATCAATACCAATGACTGATTAACCTTTTcacatcaacaataacaacaacaacccagtataatcccactagtggggtctggggagggtagtgtgtacgcagaccttacccctgcccTGGgctagagaggctgtttccgatagaccctcggctccctccttccaagaactccccaccttgctcttggggtgactcgaactcacaacctcttggtcggaagtggagggtgcttaccactagagcaacccactcttgtcaaccTTTTCACATCAATGGTGCAATATAATCCATCTGTTATCAGTATTGAATCACAGGAAGGAggagggcagcccggtgcactaagctcccgctatgtgcaCAGATTAATATTGAATCACAGATTTTTGACAAATTGGTATGCACAATTTCCAACAATTTCCAATAGTAGCCTATATATTTATGCCACCGTTGAGGGAAAAAGAAACTAAAAATCAAGTTTCAAACAGACTGCAACAGAAGCAAGAGAAGACACACAGCATACTCCAGCTATGCAGTGTCTACAAAATAGGTCACATTACACTGGTCAAGTAAATCCAATAAATTATCACAAATGATCAGCATTCCAACGTATACATCTGTGGTAGAAACTAAAACAAATGGAAGCCAATCCATTTCTTGTCTTCGTACTTAGTAAAAGACTCGACGCCATGAACCAGAAGAAAAGCATACCTGATGTTTCCCATTTATGGAAATGACTTTAATGGGATGCCATTCAGGGTCTCTAAGGTACTCCTCCCACAACGAGCACAACTCAGAAGCTATCTCCTCTGCTTCTACCTCATTATATCTCCTCTTCATTGCTTCAAGAAACGGTCTGCTGTCGAGCTCTCCCATCCTCTTAACACCAATAGGACCATTTCTAGGTAATTCTTTCAAGCCCTATTGAGAAATTAAATTGTCAGTTCCTCAAATCTTGTTTATCAAATGCTGAAGCCACCCAAACTCCTCAACCCCCAAAAAGAGATTTTGAAccagaaagaaaaacaaaaactgaagaaaaaaggaacaaaaaaaattcaatttactACCCTGTCAAAGATTAAAAAGTAGATCTTTAAACCATTTTGGGCTAGTGGTATAATCAGCATGTATCATCAGGTAGACCGAGGAGCTCACCCCCCCACCCAAATCCTCAAAAGCACGCTACAATATGCTATTAAcagtcttcttcttttttaataaatatgaatataattGCTATAGATAGACACTATCAACAATGTATAATGAAACCAGATTATTTGACATACATTAACCAATTCTTTAAGTGCTTCCTGCAGCTCATCATTGCTCTTTCGTTCCTTCACAATCAAGGTTTGGTTCAAAGCCACtaaatcttcatatttttcttccttttctcttAAATCTTTAAGCAGTGTGTCAACTTTTTGCAGAACTTCCTGATTGGCCTCTTCTTCAATCTGCTTCATAGTCACTCGCAATCGCTCCACTTCTATTTCTCCTGCTTGTTTCGTGACAAGTTGTTTCTCAAGCTTAATAATTCTCTTATGGAGTTCCTCCTTTTGTTTCTTCAGACAGCAAAATGGCACCTTAGTGATTTTTTATATATCATGGGAACTTAACAATCAAGATAATGTCAGTAACAAGCAAAAGAGGAACCTGAAAACCAGACCTTCAGTTCTTCTGCCATTTTCGGTACTTTTTCATCAACATTCCGTTGCTCTTCAATCGCAGCACTAAGGGAGGTTTTTAGGATAGCATTCTGGAGGAACAACAATAAGACTTCATGATAACTATTTTCAATTCAACTAAAGGTAGGCACGTAAGGGTGCTTGGTTCCTTAGGTGACGCTCCAAAAAATTCCATCACAGGTGCTTCTCTAGAAAGCATTTTTTTCAATTAAGATgcaaataaacaaagaaaagcatacatgAAAGAACAGTGCCCGCCTATTACTCTTAGAGTACGAGAAGTGGAAagtagaaaataaagaaaaagattgCGAAGAAAATGACCTAGTTTGCAGTGTATATTTGAACATTCAAACAATTGGTATAACCATGCATGCATTGGTTCTAACTCCATGCTGTGAACAATAACTAGAATATTTCGAGAAAGTTTCAACTAGCACATCCATGTCTATGAGATCAAGCCATCACCTAAGTTTTCAGCCTTCGTGTAAAACTTAATGCTTATTATGGTTTGACAAGGAAAGAAGGTCATGTACTCTTCTGTCCCCTTTAATTTTTGCAAATGATAGATCAAACTAAAATCAGATTCAGCATAGAAACAGTTAAGCAAGTAGCAGTATACCTGTTCAAGATCTTCGGACATTTTTTTCCTATCACTTTCATTTTGGGCCTCACGTTTCTGCAATTCTGTATGTCGGAGTTCAAGCTCCTTTTTTTGAGTTTCCAATTGTAATTTTAACTTTTCATGATTAATAAATGTCTGCTGGAAATGATCGCGTGAACTTGACTGGATCTTTTTTATTTCTAATCATACAAACAAGCAtgttaggccatcaaatacacaATATCCTGAGTTCCTAATaggacgcatatgcaatcacaaaCCTTCATTGTATGATTGACGAAGTTTAGCATTCACCACAATCAACTGTTCGACAGACTGGGAAGTCTCCTTATATTTGTCCTCTATCATCTTTAAGTTCAACTTCTTGATTTCAATGGCATTGGTCAAACTAGAAACAAGCTTACGAGTCTTCCGAGATTCTTCTTCCATGATATTAGGAAGGGTTCTAAGGTCTCCAAATTTCTGGAGCTTTTCACCAACAACATTAGTAGCCTGATAATCATCAGCTCGAGCTATCCAAGCATAAAGATCAGACTTTTTGCCATTACTGACTTCCCAATCCTTCTTACCATGATAATCGGCCTCATAGGCCTTCTCAAATAATATGGCATTACTGAACCCAGACCAATCTTTCTTGAATTCAACAAGAGCAATTCCAGAATGGCCTAGGTCATTCCATAGAGTGCGCACTCGTGTTGGATTGAAACCTCTCCTTATCAACTGATCCTTCAGATTGGAACCACTTTCTCCTACATAGCGTCCATCCTTAAATTCAGTGGGAAGATTCACAACAACTGCAATCCACGGCCATACAAACATCTCAGCACGGTCATAATCTAAAAGAGTATCAACCTGAGGATCACCTAGAGTATCAGGTTTTGATGGACTGGCAGCAAGTGCTACATCATTTTCGAAGTACTTGGCCAATGTAAGATGgttagctttatctattgcagTTCGCTTGTTGGAGCTACAGCTTCCAACTTCCCTCACATGGAACATGAGATCCTTATACATAAATTCTCGCTTTCTTTTCTTTGGACAATAGGCAAAAGTGTAAGCCACAGCTGGTATGTTCAACGAGTAATTTCCACTCTTCAACTTTTCATAAGGTATTGATGAACTAGCACTGCCTGCTACATCACTTGCCAAGTACTTGGCCAATGCAAGATGGTTAGCCTTATCTCTTGCAGTTCGCTTCTTAGAGTTACAGCTTCCTACTCCACCAGCATGCTGCAAGAGATCCTTATATGAAAAATCTTTGTTTCTAGTCTCTGGACAATAGGGGCAAGCAAAAGCGACATCTGAATTGTTAAAAGAGTGATTACTCTTCATTTTTTCATAAGATATTGATGTACTGGGAGCACTTGCTACATCATTTTCCAAATATGTGGCAAAATTTTGCAAGTGCTTGGCCAAGGCAAGATGGTTGGCCTTATCTCTTGCCGTTCGTTTCTTAGAGTCACAGCTTCCTACTCCTACTGCATGCTGCAAGAGATCTTTGTACGAAAAATCTCTGTTTCTTGTATCTGAACAATAGGCACAAGCAAAAGTCCTTTCTGATATGTTAAAAGATTGTTTCCCGCTCTCCAACTCTTCATAAGCTTTCAATGGACCTGCTACATCACTATCCAAGTGCTTGACCAATGGAAGATGGTTGGCACTATCTCTTGCAGTTCGCTTCTTAGAGTTACCATTTCTTACTCCACTCGCATGCTGCAAGAGATCCTTGTATAAAAATTCTCTGTTTCTCCTCTCTGGACAATAGGCACGAGCAAAAGCCATATCTGGTATCTTAAGAGAGTGATTTCCAGTCTTCATCTCCTCATAAGATTTTGATGGACCAGCTGCACCTGCTAAATCATTTTCCATGGACTTGGCCAATGCAAGATGGTTGGCCTTATCACTTGCTGTTCGCGTTATAGAGTTACAGTTTCCCACTGAATATACATGCTGAAAGAGATCTTTGTACGAAAAATCTCTGTTTCTTGTCTCTGGACAGTAGGGGCAAGCAaaagtcatatttgatagctTAAAAGAGTGATTTACATTCCTCGACTCTTCATAAGATTTTGATGAACTGGCAGAACCGGCTACATCTTTTTCCAAGCGCTTGGCTAATGCAAGATGGTTCACCTTATCTCTTGCAGTTCGCTTCAAAGAGTTAGAGCTTCCTATTCCATTTGCATGCTGCAAGAGATCCTTATAAGAAAAAACTCTTTCTCTTGTCTCCGGACAATAGGGACAAGCAAAAGCCATATTTGATATCTTAGGAGAGTGATTTCCACTCCTCGAGTCTTCATAATATTTTGCTGAACTGGCAGAACCTGCTACATTATTTTCCAAGCGCTTGGCTAATGCAAGATGGTTCGCCGTATCTCTTGCAGTTCGCTTCGTAGAGTTTGAGCTTCCTATTCCATTTGCATGTTGCAACAGATCCTTATAAGAAAAACCTCTTTTTCTTGTCTCTGGACAATAGGGGCAAGCAAAAACTACATCTGATTTCCTAAAAGAGTGATTTCCACTGTTCAACTCTTTATTAGATTTTGATGGAATAGCAGCACCTGCTACATCATTTTCTAAATACTTGGCCAATGCAAGATGGTTGGCCCTATCTCTTGCAGTTCGTATCTTAGACTTTCCTATTCCACTTGCATGCTGCAAGAGATCTTCATAGAAAAGGTGCCGCCCGCTTTTCTCTTGACAATAGGGACAAGTGTAAGCCACATCTGATATCTTAAAAGATTGATTTCCACACCTCAACTCTTCATATGATTTTTCTTTATAGTCTTCAATCTCTGATTCAGTTATATCAGCATCTTCTCCATAACAATGCTCCATTCACCAATCCTTCTTGCTAGATTTGAACTTATGAGAATGGCACCTAGATATCAAAAGGCATAGCTCATCAATTGTCAGTCAAAACCAGAATCATTAACATACTTAATAAGAGAATTTTCAATTAAGTATGATTTCAACCCCAAAAGCAACAGTCTGACTGAGAAGATCCGAATTAACCACAATATATACATGTACACACAGAgcgagtgtgtgtgtgtgtgtgtgtgtgtgtgtgtgtgagagagagagagagagagagagagagagagagagagagaaccaTCAATGATCATTGACAAAAGGAAGCATTAACAATGCATTTCTTGTGTTAGTTAACAAGTGACTATAGCATTCAATTTCTCATGTCTGCTAATTGTTTATTCTGAAATTTTCATCTTGACGATTGGTAATGGATGGCTCATTGATAGGAGAACAAGAAGCTATAACTCAGTTAGAAAGCATGTGACAACAAGACCATGAGCCTGCACTTTCCTATGCAGCACTTCTCAATTCTCATCACTGCCACTAGTGCTGAAAACCAATAACCTTAACTGTAGCTGTACCGTGTAATGATCACAGGCATTATTCTTTCAAAAACAAATTAATTAGGTGCCCTTTAGGGGTTTCTACCATACATATCCATGCGGCAACCTAAAATTTAACAGTGAGCTCTTGTAGTTGTGGATAGGACCAAGACATTGTGCAAACACATATTGTTATGGGATGTTCTCGTTTCCCATATAAATCTTTTCCCCCAAAAAAGTATTTTATCAACTTTGGTTACTACAAATGTAAAAAAATCCTATGAGTAATGCTATGGAAGTGAATTAAACCAACTAATCTATGACAAGACTCAAATAAGACTAGTTAAATTGGGCGATAGCCTCGTAATACCACATACTACACCTCAATCCCAAGCTAATCAGTGCCGTCGGTATGAATTCTCATTGTCCATGTCGCTCCATTTAAACCCGTCCCAAACCAATATGTA
This sequence is a window from Nicotiana tomentosiformis chromosome 5, ASM39032v3, whole genome shotgun sequence. Protein-coding genes within it:
- the LOC104104271 gene encoding factor of DNA methylation 4-like isoform X5, translating into MEHCYGEDADITESEIEDYKEKSYEELRCGNQSFKISDVAYTCPYCQEKSGRHLFYEDLLQHASGIGKSKIRTARDRANHLALAKYLENDVAGAAIPSKSNKELNSGNHSFRKSDVVFACPYCPETRKRGFSYKDLLQHANGIGSSNSTKRTARDTANHLALAKRLENNVAGSASSAKYYEDSRSGNHSPKISNMAFACPYCPETRERVFSYKDLLQHANGIGSSNSLKRTARDKVNHLALAKRLEKDVAGSASSSKSYEESRNVNHSFKLSNMTFACPYCPETRNRDFSYKDLFQHVYSVGNCNSITRTASDKANHLALAKSMENDLAGAAGPSKSYEEMKTGNHSLKIPDMAFARAYCPERRNREFLYKDLLQHASGVRNGNSKKRTARDSANHLPLVKHLDSDVAGPLKAYEELESGKQSFNISERTFACAYCSDTRNRDFSYKDLLQHAVGVGSCDSKKRTARDKANHLALAKHLQNFATYLENDVASAPSTSISYEKMKSNHSFNNSDVAFACPYCPETRNKDFSYKDLLQHAGGVGSCNSKKRTARDKANHLALAKYLASDVAGSASSSIPYEKLKSGNYSLNIPAVAYTFAYCPKKRKREFMYKDLMFHVREVGSCSSNKRTAIDKANHLTLAKYFENDVALAASPSKPDTLGDPQVDTLLDYDRAEMFVWPWIAVVVNLPTEFKDGRYVGESGSNLKDQLIRRGFNPTRVRTLWNDLGHSGIALVEFKKDWSGFSNAILFEKAYEADYHGKKDWEVSNGKKSDLYAWIARADDYQATNVVGEKLQKFGDLRTLPNIMEEESRKTRKLVSSLTNAIEIKKLNLKMIEDKYKETSQSVEQLIVVNAKLRQSYNEEIKKIQSSSRDHFQQTFINHEKLKLQLETQKKELELRHTELQKREAQNESDRKKMSEDLEQNAILKTSLSAAIEEQRNVDEKVPKMAEELKKQKEELHKRIIKLEKQLVTKQAGEIEVERLRVTMKQIEEEANQEVLQKVDTLLKDLREKEEKYEDLVALNQTLIVKERKSNDELQEALKELVNGLKELPRNGPIGVKRMGELDSRPFLEAMKRRYNEVEAEEIASELCSLWEEYLRDPEWHPIKVISINGKHQAVIDDEDEKLKGLKKTYGGSYCVTEPMEKENDTRLNFGCFIVLLLTFFRQNLM
- the LOC104104271 gene encoding protein INVOLVED IN DE NOVO 2-like isoform X2; translated protein: MEHCYGEDADITESEIEDYKEKSYEELRCGNQSFKISDVAYTCPYCQEKSGRHLFYEDLLQHASGIGKSKIRTARDRANHLALAKYLENDVAGAAIPSKSNKELNSGNHSFRKSDVVFACPYCPETRKRGFSYKDLLQHANGIGSSNSTKRTARDTANHLALAKRLENNVAGSASSAKYYEDSRSGNHSPKISNMAFACPYCPETRERVFSYKDLLQHANGIGSSNSLKRTARDKVNHLALAKRLEKDVAGSASSSKSYEESRNVNHSFKLSNMTFACPYCPETRNRDFSYKDLFQHVYSVGNCNSITRTASDKANHLALAKSMENDLAGAAGPSKSYEEMKTGNHSLKIPDMAFARAYCPERRNREFLYKDLLQHASGVRNGNSKKRTARDSANHLPLVKHLDSDVAGPLKAYEELESGKQSFNISERTFACAYCSDTRNRDFSYKDLLQHAVGVGSCDSKKRTARDKANHLALAKHLQNFATYLENDVASAPSTSISYEKMKSNHSFNNSDVAFACPYCPETRNKDFSYKDLLQHAGGVGSCNSKKRTARDKANHLALAKYLASDVAGSASSSIPYEKLKSGNYSLNIPAVAYTFAYCPKKRKREFMYKDLMFHVREVGSCSSNKRTAIDKANHLTLAKYFENDVALAASPSKPDTLGDPQVDTLLDYDRAEMFVWPWIAVVVNLPTEFKDGRYVGESGSNLKDQLIRRGFNPTRVRTLWNDLGHSGIALVEFKKDWSGFSNAILFEKAYEADYHGKKDWEVSNGKKSDLYAWIARADDYQATNVVGEKLQKFGDLRTLPNIMEEESRKTRKLVSSLTNAIEIKKLNLKMIEDKYKETSQSVEQLIVVNAKLRQSYNEEIKKIQSSSRDHFQQTFINHEKLKLQLETQKKELELRHTELQKREAQNESDRKKMSEDLEQNAILKTSLSAAIEEQRNVDEKVPKMAEELKKQKEELHKRIIKLEKQLVTKQAGEIEVERLRVTMKQIEEEANQEVLQKVDTLLKDLREKEEKYEDLVALNQTLIVKERKSNDELQEALKELVNGLKELPRNGPIGVKRMGELDSRPFLEAMKRRYNEVEAEEIASELCSLWEEYLRDPEWHPIKVISINGKHQAVIDDEDEKLKGLKKTYGEEVYKAVTTALTEINVYNPSGGYIICELWNYDVAEKATLQEGVTVLLNLWKKKMTLD
- the LOC104104271 gene encoding uncharacterized protein isoform X7 produces the protein MEHCYGEDADITESEIEDYKEKSYEELRCGNQSFKISDVAYTCPYCQEKSGRHLFYEDLLQHASGIGKSKIRTARDRANHLALAKYLENDVAGAAIPSKSNKELNSGNHSFRKSDVVFACPYCPETRKRGFSYKDLLQHANGIGSSNSTKRTARDTANHLALAKRLENNVAGSASSAKYYEDSRSGNHSPKISNMAFACPYCPETRERVFSYKDLLQHANGIGSSNSLKRTARDKVNHLALAKRLEKDVAGSASSSKSYEESRNVNHSFKLSNMTFACPYCPETRNRDFSYKDLFQHVYSVGNCNSITRTASDKANHLALAKSMENDLAGAAGPSKSYEEMKTGNHSLKIPDMAFARAYCPERRNREFLYKDLLQHASGVRNGNSKKRTARDSANHLPLVKHLDSDVAGPLKAYEELESGKQSFNISERTFACAYCSDTRNRDFSYKDLLQHAVGVGSCDSKKRTARDKANHLALAKHLQNFATYLENDVASAPSTSISYEKMKSNHSFNNSDVAFACPYCPETRNKDFSYKDLLQHAGGVGSCNSKKRTARDKANHLALAKYLASDVAGSASSSIPYEKLKSGNYSLNIPAVAYTFAYCPKKRKREFMYKDLMFHVREVGSCSSNKRTAIDKANHLTLAKYFENDVALAASPSKPDTLGDPQVDTLLDYDRAEMFVWPWIAVVVNLPTEFKDGRYVGESGSNLKDQLIRRGFNPTRVRTLWNDLGHSGIALVEFKKDWSGFSNAILFEKAYEADYHGKKDWEVSNGKKSDLYAWIARADDYQATNVVGEKLQKFGDLRTLPNIMEEESRKTRKLVSSLTNAIEIKKLNLKMIEDKYKETSQSVEQLIVVNAKLRQSYNEEIKKIQSSSRDHFQQTFINHEKLKLQLETQKKELELRHTELQKREAQNESDRKKMSEDLEQNAILKTSLSAAIEEQRNVDEKVPKMAEELKVWFSETKGGTP